The following are encoded in a window of Anas platyrhynchos isolate ZD024472 breed Pekin duck chromosome 30, IASCAAS_PekinDuck_T2T, whole genome shotgun sequence genomic DNA:
- the LOC139999898 gene encoding uncharacterized protein gives MTARVRAEGRALEDRLLRLPRSEISQILGELREFGELGPTEEAALGPPGGRSWVRRLLALALARGDECCRVLLRVLASLEEPGLLDFYAPRRDALPAHRSDCVCCNPKNEEGGPKNEGEEPKNEDGGPKNEDGGPKNEDGGPKNEDGGPENEDGGQKEEEEGQKEEDEDQKEDEGPKNEDEGPENEEGGPKNGDEGPENEDGGPENEEEGQEEEDGGPKNGDGGPENEDEDPENEDGGPEEEEEEEEEEEEGDEGPEEEEEEEAGSDEE, from the exons ATGACGGCGCGGGTCCGTGCCGAGGGCCGGGCTCTGGAGGATCGGCTGCTTCGGCTGCCCCGCTCCGAAATCTCCCAAATTTTGGGGGAACTGCGGGAATTCGGGGAGCTGGGACCCACCGAGGAGGCGGCGTTGGGACCCCCGGGGGGGCGCTCTTGGGTCCGGAGGCTCCTGGCCTTGGCGTTGGCTCGGGGGGACGAATGCTGCCGGGTCCTGCTCCGCGTCCTGGCCAGCCTGGAGGAGCCGGGGCTGTTAG atttttACGCGCCGCGGCGCGACGCGCTGCCCGCGCACCGCTCCGATTGTGTCTGCTGCAACCCCAAAAATGAGGAGGGGGGGCCCAAAAATGAGGGTGAAGAGCCCAAAAATGAAGATGGGGGCCCCAAAAATGAAGACGGAGGCCCCAAAAATGAAGACGGAGGCCCCAAAAATGAAGACGGAGGCCCCGAAAATGAGGATGGAGgacaaaaagaggaggaagaaggccAAAAAGAAGAGGATGAAGACCAAAAAGAGGATGAAGGCCCCAAAAATGAGGATGAGGGCCCCGAAAATGAAGAGGGGGGCCCCAAAAATGGGGATGAGGGCCCCGAAAATGAGGATGGGGGCCCcgaaaatgaagaggaaggcCAAGAAGAGGAGGATGGGGGCCCCAAAAATGGGGATGGAGGCCCCGAAAATGAGGATGAGGACCCCGAAAATGAGGATGGGGgccctgaggaggaggaagaggaggaggaggaggaggaggaaggtgatGAAGgccccgaggaggaggaggaggaggaggcgggaAGTGATGAGGAGTAG